From the Paenibacillus sp. genome, one window contains:
- a CDS encoding MFS transporter produces the protein MESLWSPLRLPEFRRLFVGQTLSDAANWLDFLALGAVIVYVWGYGAFELALLSLCIGLPWVVVGPLAGVRVGRSSGRTVLVACDVFRGAVMLALVWADSLALLLALVFLKHCASSIFDPVRQASVKRTVPAERLAEAGALSQMAVNATKIVAPMIGGACIAAWGAFSPYWIGAALYLISAAVLLRLPRWPGEAAPAEATRFADDMSAAVRYIRGNRTLRIALLYMTAIMFLLFCYDGLFVLFAASLGHDESAMGMLMSAVGAGSVAGSFLAGRWTSWKSRPLLFMAALGVADGLFVACFGAGAYGWLPPSLWLWTPAFALLGVVGGLIAVPFGYVLQTETDGRTIAPVSALSNALQTGTMLIAPFLGAAVAERTGVGGVFLAAGLGMAAFALAIAAGRRRDDAADASSDKASGSVDDARSSAAST, from the coding sequence ATGGAATCGTTGTGGTCCCCTTTGCGTCTGCCCGAGTTTCGCCGGCTGTTCGTCGGTCAAACGCTGTCGGACGCGGCCAATTGGCTCGATTTCCTCGCGCTGGGCGCCGTGATCGTATACGTCTGGGGGTACGGCGCCTTTGAGCTCGCGCTGTTGTCGCTGTGCATCGGGCTGCCGTGGGTCGTGGTCGGTCCGCTCGCCGGCGTGCGCGTCGGACGCTCGAGCGGACGGACCGTGCTGGTCGCCTGCGACGTGTTTCGCGGCGCCGTCATGCTCGCCCTCGTTTGGGCCGACTCGCTCGCGCTGCTGCTCGCGCTCGTCTTCCTCAAGCATTGCGCCAGCTCGATTTTCGACCCCGTCCGTCAAGCGTCCGTGAAGCGGACGGTGCCGGCGGAGCGGCTGGCCGAAGCCGGCGCCCTCAGCCAAATGGCGGTCAACGCGACGAAAATCGTCGCTCCGATGATCGGCGGCGCCTGCATCGCGGCGTGGGGCGCGTTCTCGCCGTACTGGATCGGCGCCGCGCTGTACCTGATTTCCGCCGCCGTTCTGCTGCGGCTGCCCCGCTGGCCTGGAGAGGCGGCCCCAGCGGAGGCGACCCGGTTCGCGGACGACATGAGCGCGGCCGTGCGGTACATTCGCGGCAACCGGACGCTGCGGATCGCGTTGCTGTATATGACGGCGATCATGTTTTTGCTGTTTTGCTATGACGGACTGTTCGTGCTGTTCGCCGCGAGCCTCGGGCACGACGAATCGGCGATGGGCATGCTCATGAGCGCCGTCGGCGCAGGCAGCGTCGCCGGCTCGTTCCTCGCCGGACGATGGACGTCCTGGAAGTCGCGGCCGCTGCTGTTCATGGCCGCGCTCGGCGTCGCGGACGGATTGTTCGTCGCCTGCTTCGGCGCCGGCGCTTACGGCTGGCTGCCCCCGTCGCTGTGGCTGTGGACGCCCGCTTTCGCCCTGCTCGGCGTCGTCGGCGGTTTGATCGCCGTGCCGTTCGGCTACGTGCTGCAGACGGAGACGGACGGCCGCACGATCGCTCCGGTATCGGCGCTGTCGAACGCGCTGCAGACGGGCACGATGCTGATCGCCCCGTTCCTCGGCGCGGCCGTTGCCGAGCGGACGGGCGTCGGCGGCGTATTCCTCGCCGCGGGCCTCGGCATGGCCGCGTTCGCGCTCGCGATCGCCGCGGGTCGGCGGCGGGACGACGCGGCCGACGCGTCGTCCGACAAGGCGTCCGGCAGCGTCGACGACGCCCGCTCCTCCGCGGCCTCGACTTAA
- a CDS encoding winged helix-turn-helix domain-containing protein, translated as MQSIDLDRGTRTARCRGGEVALLPKEFSLLETLYRHLGRTLSREQLLDAVWPMESPTDRTVDDHVYRLRKKLAAWNDLYEIRTVRGAGYRMEAVGSADEPLPHPLLDDPEHAERMRRILDANLLYGRGDALLALLKQRELLGFEPAPYMESYAAFVEGRYREFTEGNAPFEERAFYLLHLYHMLKPAASRPLVEAALRRRLLTPVYHTELERHNLIFMLRDWGEREASEALFRKAWTEAAGGGEASNLLPYLANLKLETLIDTGDMPAAEEQIAWMERSFSPFPYLREEGLFLVLRGIARYDRASGAAEADFENGLASLRRSRFVPHWLNGVHTLLKHAERNGWETVARRYRPEWERLMERTEAEALLPAIEAELRRRLL; from the coding sequence ATGCAATCGATCGACCTGGATCGCGGCACGCGGACGGCCCGCTGCCGAGGCGGCGAAGTCGCGCTGCTGCCCAAAGAATTTTCGCTGCTGGAGACGCTGTACCGCCACCTCGGGCGCACGCTGTCGAGGGAGCAGCTGCTGGACGCCGTATGGCCGATGGAGTCGCCGACCGACCGCACCGTGGACGATCACGTATACCGGCTGCGCAAAAAGCTGGCGGCGTGGAACGATTTGTACGAAATCCGCACCGTGCGCGGAGCCGGCTACCGGATGGAGGCGGTCGGCTCGGCCGACGAACCGCTGCCGCACCCGCTGCTGGACGATCCCGAGCACGCCGAGCGGATGCGGCGCATCCTCGACGCCAATTTGCTGTACGGGCGCGGGGACGCGCTGCTCGCCCTGCTGAAGCAGCGCGAGCTGCTCGGGTTCGAGCCTGCCCCGTACATGGAGTCCTACGCGGCGTTCGTCGAGGGGCGATACCGCGAGTTTACTGAAGGAAATGCGCCGTTCGAGGAACGAGCGTTTTACCTGCTGCACCTATATCACATGCTGAAGCCTGCCGCCAGCCGGCCGCTCGTCGAAGCGGCGCTGCGCCGGCGCCTGCTCACGCCCGTTTATCACACGGAACTGGAGCGGCATAACCTCATCTTTATGCTCCGGGATTGGGGCGAGCGCGAAGCGTCCGAAGCGCTGTTCCGTAAGGCGTGGACGGAAGCCGCGGGCGGCGGCGAGGCGTCCAATCTGCTGCCGTACCTCGCTAACCTGAAGCTCGAGACGCTGATCGATACGGGGGACATGCCCGCCGCCGAAGAGCAGATCGCATGGATGGAACGGTCATTTTCGCCGTTTCCGTATTTGCGCGAAGAAGGGCTGTTCCTCGTGCTGCGCGGGATCGCCCGGTACGACCGGGCGAGCGGGGCGGCTGAGGCCGATTTCGAGAACGGCCTCGCGTCGCTGCGCCGGTCCCGCTTCGTGCCGCATTGGCTGAACGGCGTCCATACGCTGCTGAAGCATGCCGAGCGGAACGGCTGGGAGACGGTCGCGCGAAGGTATCGCCCGGAATGGGAGCGGCTGATGGAGCGGACCGAAGCCGAAGCGCTGCTGCCGGCGATCGAAGCGGAGCTTCGCCGGCGCTTGCTATAG
- the spoVB gene encoding stage V sporulation protein B, with product MTQTKQSFIRGTFVLSAAAFINRILGFVSGMFLARFLGAEGIGLLMMAHPLVPLVITVTELGLPVAISKLVAEADVRGDRRKVGRILSISLLVTGTFSVALTAASLLGSEWIASILLTDQRAYYAMLAITPIAPIVAVSAVLKGYFRGKQRMLTIAASDVIEHTVQIACVLALVHLLMPYGIAYAAAGAMFASVVSEAISLAFLFVSYRAYRDRGDAEPLPERLRHGRRTLGELLKIGLPTTGHGVIHSVYGAFQPLLITKSLALAGIGTALATQQFGMLAGYAFPLLFLPSFVTHSLSTALIPAISEANANKNALLMHERMEQAMRVALLVGAPSTVVLFEWATPLTTLIYQSPDAGPLLKILAPLFFFHYFDAPLHAILLGLGRANAAMWNYIVATAFKALAVFVFGSEFGIQGIAYGLGFGIVLLTVLNFMTISTVIGFYVDIRKYVKVGICMIIMAICGQLLFERFTEAGATLLWSTIGSATAALAVYFAALALADLVRLSHIRQLALAIGARVRL from the coding sequence ATGACACAGACCAAGCAATCTTTCATCCGAGGGACGTTCGTCTTGTCGGCGGCCGCTTTCATCAACCGGATCCTCGGCTTCGTCAGCGGCATGTTCCTTGCCCGATTCCTCGGGGCGGAGGGCATCGGGCTGCTTATGATGGCGCATCCGCTCGTTCCGCTCGTCATCACGGTGACGGAATTGGGGCTGCCGGTCGCGATTTCGAAGCTTGTCGCCGAAGCGGACGTGCGGGGCGATCGGCGCAAGGTCGGGCGCATTCTATCGATTTCGCTGCTCGTCACCGGCACGTTCAGCGTCGCGCTGACCGCGGCGTCGCTGCTAGGCTCCGAATGGATCGCGTCGATATTGCTGACCGACCAGCGCGCGTACTACGCGATGCTGGCCATCACCCCGATCGCGCCGATCGTCGCCGTATCCGCCGTGCTCAAAGGGTACTTCCGCGGCAAGCAGCGCATGCTGACGATCGCGGCTTCCGACGTGATCGAGCATACCGTGCAGATCGCCTGCGTGCTGGCGCTCGTTCATCTGCTCATGCCGTACGGCATCGCATACGCGGCTGCCGGCGCGATGTTCGCGTCCGTCGTCAGCGAGGCGATTAGCCTAGCGTTCCTGTTCGTCAGCTACCGCGCATACCGGGACCGGGGCGATGCGGAGCCGCTGCCGGAGCGGCTTCGCCACGGCCGGCGTACGCTCGGCGAGCTGCTGAAGATCGGGCTGCCGACGACCGGCCACGGCGTTATCCACTCCGTGTACGGGGCGTTCCAGCCGCTGCTGATCACGAAGAGCCTCGCCCTCGCGGGAATCGGCACGGCGCTCGCGACGCAGCAGTTCGGCATGCTGGCAGGCTATGCGTTCCCGCTGCTGTTCCTGCCGAGCTTCGTGACGCATTCGCTGTCGACGGCGCTCATCCCGGCGATCAGCGAGGCGAACGCGAACAAGAACGCGCTGCTCATGCACGAGCGGATGGAGCAGGCGATGCGCGTCGCCCTGCTCGTCGGCGCGCCGAGCACCGTCGTTTTGTTCGAATGGGCGACGCCGCTCACGACGCTCATTTATCAATCGCCGGACGCGGGCCCGCTGCTGAAAATTTTGGCGCCGCTCTTTTTCTTCCACTACTTCGACGCGCCGCTGCACGCCATCCTGCTCGGGCTCGGCCGGGCGAACGCGGCGATGTGGAACTACATCGTGGCGACGGCGTTCAAGGCGCTTGCGGTGTTCGTCTTCGGCAGCGAATTCGGCATTCAAGGCATCGCGTACGGCCTCGGCTTCGGCATCGTGCTGCTGACGGTGCTCAATTTCATGACGATCTCGACCGTAATCGGCTTCTACGTCGACATTCGCAAGTACGTCAAAGTCGGCATCTGCATGATTATCATGGCGATCTGCGGCCAGCTGCTGTTCGAGCGGTTTACGGAAGCCGGCGCTACGCTGCTGTGGAGCACGATCGGCTCGGCGACGGCGGCGCTCGCGGTTTACTTCGCGGCGCTGGCGCTCGCTGACCTTGTGCGGCTGTCGCACATTCGCCAACTCGCGCTCGCCATCGGGGCGAGGGTTCGCTTGTAG